A stretch of DNA from Candidatus Poribacteria bacterium:
ATCCGTGGGACGCCAATCGCAATCTTCTCCACGGACGGCGCCCGCTACGCGCTGGGCGACATCTGTCCCCACATGGGGGGCTCACTCAGCGAAGGCACGCTGGAGCCAGGGCTGCTTGTCGAGTGCCCGGACCATACACTACGATTCTCGCTGATCTCAGGGCGTTGCGCCGAAGGCGAGCCCTACGAAGCCCGCGTGTTCCCAACTCGCGAGGCTGACGGACGTCTGATGATCCGGTTCTGAGCGCGCCCGAATCCTGACACCGCCGGATTCTCCACATGACTCCGATCACATCGCTCTATCGCCGCCCGCTCGCGCTCCTGACCGATCTCTACCAGGTGACGATGGCGTACGCCTACTGGAAGCGCGGCGTCCATGACCGAGAAGCGGTGTTCCACCTTTTTTTCCGACAGAACCCCTTTCAGGGCGGCTTTACGGTCGCGTGCAGGCTGCGAACGATTGTCGATCTGCTCGAGACGGCTCGGTTCACCGCCGAGGATACCGACTATCTCGCCGATCTGCGTGGCAATGACGGCGCTCCTCTCTTCGAGCCGGAGTTCCTGTCCTACCTGCGTCGCCTTCGGTTTTCCTGCGATCTCGACGCCGCGCCCGACGGTTCCGTCGTGTTCCCGCACGAACCGGTTCTGCGCATTCAGGGCCCGATCCTCCAGTGCCAGTTGCTCGAGACGCCGTTGCTCAACGCCGCCAACTTCGAGTCCTTGATCGCCACGAAGGCGGCGCGCGTGTGCCTCGCGGCGGAAGGCGACCGCGTCATCGAGTTTGGCTTGCGGCGCGCCCCTGGCATCGACGGCGGCGTGACCGCGAGCCGGGCTGCCTACATCGGCGGGTGTGCTGGCACGAGCAATTTGCTTGCCGGATGTCTGTTCGGAGTGCCCACGATGGGCACGCACGCCCACTCATGGGTCATGTTCTTCGATGACGACTTCGCGGCGTTTGACGCCTACGCCGACGCCCTGCCCAACAACTGCGTGTTCGTGGTCGACACCTACAACACGCAAGACGGCGTGCGACAGGCGATCGAGGTAGGCAGGCGGCTTCGGGACGAGGGGCATCGGCTCGCCGGCATCCGCCTCGACTCCGGCGATATCGCTTTTCTCAGCACCCGGGCCCGAGCCGCGCTGGACGAAGCTGGGTTCCACGACGTGATCATCGTCGCCAGCAACGATCTCGACGAACACACTATTGCCAGCCTCAAGTCTCAGCGAGCCCGCGTCGACGTGTGGGGTGTCGGCACGCGGCTGGTGACGTGCTACGGACAAGGGTCTCTGGGCGGGGTCCTCAAGCTGACGGCGGTGCGCGATGAGTCGGGTGCGTGGCGCGAACGTCTGAAGCTGTCCGAGCAGGCAGTGAAGGTGTCTACGCCGGGCATCCTTCAGACGCGGCGTTTCCGGTCCGAGGAGGGCTTGGACGTGGCAGACGCCGTTTACGACGTGCGGCGACCCGTGCGCGGAGCCTGCACAATCGTCGATCCGTTCGATCCGACACGACAGCGGCGCATCAATCATTGGGCGACGTACAGGGACGTGCTCATCCCCGTCTTTCGCGGCGGGTCGCGCGTGTACGACCTACCGGCGTTGGCAGCATCGCGCGAGAACACGGCATCGAATCTCAAACGTCTGCATCCTGGGATCCTTCGGCTGCTGAACCCGCATGAGTTCCCGGTCGGGCTCGAAGCGTCGTTGCACGAACGACGCATCGAGCTGATGGGGCAATACCGACGGAAGAGCCAGACGTGAATCGGGCGAAGCGCGCACTCATCCTCGTCGATATCCAGAACGACTTCTGCCCAGGAGGGGCACTCGCGGTCCCGGACGGCGATGCAATCGTGCCGGTCGTCAATGCGATCATGCCGCAGTACAAGCTCGTGGTTGCCACGCAGGACTGGCATCCGCCCGGTCACGCGAGCTTCGCGTCGAGCCACGGAGCGCGTCCGGGCGACACGTTAGAACTGGACGGGTTCCATCAGGTGCTGTGGCCCGACCACTGCGTACAGGGAACGCCGGGCGCTGAGTTCGTTTCCGAGCTGAACACGGAGCCGATCTGCCACGTGTTTCAAAAGGGCACCGATCCGGTAATCGACAGCTATTCGGGGTTCTTCGACATGGCAAGACGTCACTCGACGGGTCTCGGAGACTACCTACGGCAGCAGGGGGTCACGCAGGTCCATGTGGTCGGGCTCGCCACGGACTACTGCGTTCGGTTCACAGCGATGGATGCGCGCGGTCTCGGATTCGACGTGACCGTCTTGGTCGACGCGACGCGCGCCGTCGAGTTGCATTCAGGAGACAAGGACAGCGCTCTGGAAGACATGAGACAGGCGGGCATCAGGATCGAGCTGGCGAGCGCCGCAGCGGGTGATGCATGATCGACAGGGTTTTCCGCCACGGCGCTGACGTCACCACGTTCGTGGCACGCATTTTCCGCGAGCCCGCGGCCCGGAGGGCGGCAAGGTTCGCCGCAGCGGTCTGCGTGGCGGTCGGCGTGTGGCTGCTATCCGGCTGCGATGAGCGGGCGGCGGAAAGGCGTCTTGCATCGCTCGTCGAGGAGTCGCGAACCAGAGAATCGCCTGACGCCGAGTGGGAGGAGGCGATCCGCAAGATCGCTCGTGGCGCGCGTGACGAAGCGGTGCGGCTCAGAGCGTCCTACGTGTTCGGGAACGCCCTTCGCTCAGCCGAGCGCTACGAGGAGGCCGCCGCCGCCTATGCGCGGTGCGATGTCGAGGGGTTCATCCTCCGCGACATGGCGCGATATTACCGCGCGGAGTGCCTGAGACGCCT
This window harbors:
- a CDS encoding nicotinate phosphoribosyltransferase, producing MTPITSLYRRPLALLTDLYQVTMAYAYWKRGVHDREAVFHLFFRQNPFQGGFTVACRLRTIVDLLETARFTAEDTDYLADLRGNDGAPLFEPEFLSYLRRLRFSCDLDAAPDGSVVFPHEPVLRIQGPILQCQLLETPLLNAANFESLIATKAARVCLAAEGDRVIEFGLRRAPGIDGGVTASRAAYIGGCAGTSNLLAGCLFGVPTMGTHAHSWVMFFDDDFAAFDAYADALPNNCVFVVDTYNTQDGVRQAIEVGRRLRDEGHRLAGIRLDSGDIAFLSTRARAALDEAGFHDVIIVASNDLDEHTIASLKSQRARVDVWGVGTRLVTCYGQGSLGGVLKLTAVRDESGAWRERLKLSEQAVKVSTPGILQTRRFRSEEGLDVADAVYDVRRPVRGACTIVDPFDPTRQRRINHWATYRDVLIPVFRGGSRVYDLPALAASRENTASNLKRLHPGILRLLNPHEFPVGLEASLHERRIELMGQYRRKSQT
- the pncA gene encoding bifunctional nicotinamidase/pyrazinamidase, whose product is MNRAKRALILVDIQNDFCPGGALAVPDGDAIVPVVNAIMPQYKLVVATQDWHPPGHASFASSHGARPGDTLELDGFHQVLWPDHCVQGTPGAEFVSELNTEPICHVFQKGTDPVIDSYSGFFDMARRHSTGLGDYLRQQGVTQVHVVGLATDYCVRFTAMDARGLGFDVTVLVDATRAVELHSGDKDSALEDMRQAGIRIELASAAAGDA
- a CDS encoding Rieske 2Fe-2S domain-containing protein, translating into MPRLTCAPSAISASGSSPIFRSEFARSATSCRRSRRLGWLPSIPIRNDDVAWFRRRESWVDIGPVADYPPETVRRVTIRGTPIAIFSTDGARYALGDICPHMGGSLSEGTLEPGLLVECPDHTLRFSLISGRCAEGEPYEARVFPTREADGRLMIRF